A window of Cryptomeria japonica chromosome 3, Sugi_1.0, whole genome shotgun sequence contains these coding sequences:
- the LOC131066683 gene encoding uncharacterized protein LOC131066683, translated as MLQRSGSKMPEMGGESQKGKEKEVPVSFDNLRDKNLMQLKKLNTAIFPVRYNDKYYCDALSAGEFTKLAYYSDICVGSIACRLEKKEGGGIRVYIMTLGVLAPYRGLGIGSKLLNHCLDLCLHDPNISEIYLHVQTNNEEAISFYKKFGFEIVETIKNYYINISPPDCFVVRKILNAFPKPKGSS; from the exons ATGCTACAGAGAAGTGGTTCGAAAATGCCGGAGATGGGTGGGGAAAgccaaaaaggaaaggaaaaggagGTTCCCGTTTCCTTCGACAATCTTCGGGACAAGAACCTCATGCAACTCAAGAAGCTCAACACTGCGATTTTCCCAGTCAGATACAATGACAAATACTATTGTGACGCCCTCTCTGCCGGGGAGTTCACCAAGCTCG CCTATTATAGTGACATCTGTGTGGGGTCAATTGCATGTCGCCTTGAGAAGAAAGAGGGAGGAGGTATTCGTGTTTACATCATGACTCTGGGTGTACTGGCTCCTTATCGAGGGCTTGGTATAG GATCAAAATTGCTGAACCACTGTTTAGATCTCTGCTTGCATGATCCAAACATTTCAGAGATTTACTTGCATGTGCAGACAAACAATGAGGAAGCCATATCATTCTACAAGAAATTTGGGTTTGAAATAGTTGAGACAAttaagaattattatataaatattaGTCCTCCTGATTGTTTTGTTGTAAGGAAGATTCTGAATGCCTTTCCCAAGCCAAAGGGTTCATCCTGA